The nucleotide sequence CATAATTATGAATACTGGAATCAAATTTCATATTCAATAGATAAATGTCGAATACCTGGGTTCAAAGAAGAGttgatttttgttcttttatcatttttatacttgcttattattgaaaattgagattatAGGAAATATATAAGTGCAATATTTCATGTTGTTGTGTCCTTTTCAAGaggaataggtacatatatggaTTCGAATTCTTCAAACTTTCATCTTTCTACAGAGACCACATTGACTTTTCTACCAAATTAATCCCGGAATTAGTTATGGAATTTCCAGGTCTCCCTAATCTGATCAAGTCTAGACAGATCTAATCACAGCTGTCTGGATCAAATTGGATTCAGGGAATGTCCGGATGTGATTATATCTGATGTGATCAAACAGGTTTGAACAATTTATTCCTCTGCGTATTTATTTTGtatgttcgttttttttaacCTTTGGGAGGCCCTGGCTATACAATTACAAGGGTTCAACATTGTTTTGGGAGatcaaacgatttttttctcttttgaaaagaagattatttagaaaaattctgatgcatGAATAAAGAACGTTCGGATAAATCGGgtggtttcgatttttttcaatttgaagagAACGTTCATGATTCGTCGATCCTGATCGAGATGAGATTTTGTTcaccaaaaaagtacctatatcaaacacaactcaaaaacaaattttaagctGCCTTCGAtctttcaaaactgaaaaaaataggcCTCTagtacaccaattttttttattaaaaactgcCATCTTgtgatggaaatttgaaaatcaatttctataATAACCCTAGAGTAAACCTTCAAACCATTTAGGGAAGTAcaatcaataatcatttttaacCAATGCAAACCCGCCAGctaaaaaatgccaactcgTCACCTTAGATTCGtgacttaggtaggtacaacaATCAGGAtctaattttcagctgccctaAACGTTTAGTAAAAGTGGATTCATCGCAAAAgtaaatatgtaagtatgttgAGCATTTCAAGTCAAAAGTTACTGACTTCAAAGTATTCTTATCATCAGTGAATTTGATAATTCGTAGACCAGGAAATTGCCCAAACACAGCACACAGATAACGTATCAATATCAGCCCAACTTTTGATTTCCGACACGATGAATTCAATATTCAATAATTTATATGAACACACTTGTGACACTAGTGTAGATAAATCAATGGATCATCAggatttatttttatcatttatttgacaaaatgtaAGTATAGATTTAGATGTTTGAATGCGTGTATCTTGATGATTTCgggaataattattttctgtAATTAATCATACATGTGTGAATCGCGAGCTGTAGATATTTGTTTAGTCGGTTTAAAagttgcccttttttttttgcattgaaaatcaTCAAGTTATTCTAGGTGTCATGGCTGTGTCTGCAAAATCATTTGGTTTTCTCACAGTTTTAATAATCAAGAATATAATCTGCAGTTGTCTACATGTTACTGCACCAGCAAATAGTCCCATACCGGCATCCAAAGCTGCTGCTTACGTAAGTATAATTCAGGATGACTGTTTTCAAACTCAATTACACTCGTTGCAGTAAGTAGAGAAGAACACTGTCACCTGAAGTGAAAATACGATTCttttaattatacctacttcttCCAAGTCCAAccacagttgaaaattttttgatttatttgaaCTTAACGTTTTCAGATTCCCTCTGAATGTTATCCCAATGCTACAAGGAATGAATCAGTTCAAGATTCATACCCCGGTGGTGTCGAGGTGAGTGTATCATCAATGTTTTCACCATTCCAACATAGTCCCTCCCTATACAGCTAATAAGTGTACCACTGGATAATTTCAAGGTCAAAGATCCGTATCGCTGGTTGGAAAATCCGGATTGTCCCGAAACAAGGCAATTCGTTCAAGATCAAATGGCCATTACCAAGCCTTACTTGGAGAAAAGCCCATTCCGTGCAGAATTGCAAACTCGCTACaaagaattaaataattttccaaagtcctggtgtacttttcaaaaaggaaaatattttttcagttttcggaATAATGGTTCGCAGAATCACGAGTAAGTGATCGAGTCGTCGTATTAGTTGAGTCTCTTTCATCAACAGGTTGTGTACACCGATCCCGTTTTTTTGACTCCTGGCGCATCTGATCGTTTCTCGCAGATGATTGCATAGCTTCGTTATTTATcatgattttcactttttcatcgtGAGTCCCAAGAAAAAATCAggacgtgaaattttttgagtgcTATTTTGACTTTTCTGTTCCTCAACCGAAAAATGTTCGTCAGTAGAAATacctttttcataaaatttgagttgGTACCTACtcgcttcaaaatttaaaattttttcattggttACAAATTTTCCTCTCAAATGTTATTTGAGTGAACTATCAGGGCTGCAGTTCATAATGCAAACACTCGTTTCAGTGTGCTCTATAAATCAGATTCAATGACTGGTGGAGGTGAGGTATTTCTCGATGTGAATACCCTCAGCAAAGATGGATCCGTTTCATTAAGTGCCATTACTTTCACCGATGATGGAAAACTTTTCGCATATGCACTCAGCATAAGCGGCTCTGATTGGATGACGGTGTACTTCAAGGATGTGGAAAAAGGTTATACCTAGCATCTTTCAAGCTTTACCTAATGATTACTCATGACTAATTTCTTTCACTTCATTCTCATAGGTACTGACTTCAAAGATAAGTTGGAAATGGTTAAATATTCAGGTTTACCATGGACAAATGATGAAAAAGGGATATTCTACGGGGTAACGTACTAAATCAAGTAACAATTcacaaagaattaccaaaaaagaaaagtcaCCCCAATGCCCTATGTCTGTTGAAATTTTAGGGCTTTCGAGATCAAAAAGGGAAAACCGATGGTTCTGAAAACAAGGttagtaaaaatcataaaatatacTACCACGTGCTTGGAACTGAGCAGAATGAAGATATTCTCATAGCGGAATTTCCAGAGAATCCTGATTTTTATTTGTAAGAGTTTCTTAAGCGATAATAAATTTGGTATAATAAGCCAACAAATAATTCTCAATCTgtaaaactacatttttttggatCTAATTTCAAGAGGTGCCCAAGTGAGCAACTGTGGTAAATATTTAATTATCACCTCATCAACTGGCTGTGACAATAATTTGGTATATGTAGCGGATATAAGTAATGGAATCGTGGCCAAACCCGAACTGAAACCAATTGTCACAAAATTGGAAGCAAATTATTACGTGAGTGTGGTTTACAGGTTGCCTAGCTAAAGATATCTAGTGCattttaggtatttatttcaGTTATTTAATTTTGTAGTTTATTGCCAACAACGACAACGAATTCATTTTCCAAACTAATAAAGACGCCGAtaattacaaattaatttcctTCGATATTACAAACCCAGATCCCAAAACATGGAAAGACCTTATTcccgaaaataaaaataattctttgaATTGGGCTTCCGCAGCGCATGATAAATATCTAATTTTGTCTTACATTGAAGATGTTAAGGTACCCAAATGTTCAAGATTTGTTAAATGAAAAAACGTAGGTactagatatatttttttaaccttttcTGTGCAGGATGTCGTTTATTTTCATGACATAATGACCGGCGAGATGCTGAAAAGATTCAAATTTGACGTTGGTTCCGTTGATGTTTGCTGTGACAGAAAAACCTCCaacgtatttttcaactttgcgTCGTTTCTTACTCCTGGTATCACTTATCATTGTGATTTATCGAAACCACCTTTTGATTTAGATGTGAGTAAAAGTATCATTCATTATATTTTTAGGGTACACATATTTTAATTAGCCATTTTCTAGAAGAATGAAGCAGGTAACTCACGAGATgtccattgttttttttcagatcgTATATgaaattaagttgaaaaattttgatcgtgAGAAATTCGCAGTGGAACAAGTATTCTTCAAGAGTAAAGATGGAACCAAAGTCCCCATGTATATTGCCTATAAGAAGGTATGATTTTCGATCATTTGCCACCCTTATACTTACAAAATTTTGTCACCCATTCTCAACCATAAGGATTTTGTTTCAGGGTCTCAAGAAAGATGGTAATAATTTCGCTTTCTTGCATGGTTACGGTGGATTTGGGTGCAGCACATTACCTTACTTCTCTATTCATCGTTTAGTAGTCATGAGTAATTTCGATGGTATACATGCCACAGCAAATATCAGAGGTGGAGGGTTCGtatttcagatttaaaaaatcagttaCCAATGTAGACTATATTCTAAccctcaaaaaagtgattctgtaaatcaaatcggGGGAGTGAAATGTTTTGCGCGGAAAGTAGGTTTACGGACGAGCTCTTGCTAAAAACCCAATGTCCCCAGCGCTGGACCCGCTTTTTTTCGAGATTGGGGCCCAAATGGGGCCGATTTTGGGTCCGTAAATCATTTGAGCGGAGTGTGGggacattgcatttttggataatgttggtatcgtagatgaaaaatatgcaatgtcCCCAACCCCCACCCGCTTAATTTAGGCTCacccccctttcaaaattttgactttccaataaaaattcattaaaatacgagaaatcaacagttttggatgaaattttgtatactaactaatgaaggcatgaagaaatcatatccgctgagttttggtttttgcaagCCCCAGTTGGGGCTgcaggagcacccccacccccacttTTGAAGTTGGGGCAAATTgttgatgttggtgtcgttttgaTATGAAACGACCATGCTGATGACGAATATTAAGTCAGATTTGAGACTACACCACTCAGTATTTGGAATGAGAAGATAATACATGTGAAAATGCAAtgaaaaactgaacaaaaatgaaacgaatgatggaatattttgtagaatttgTAATAAGAACAATGCTGAATGGTAACAAAAAAGCaacgaatggaaaaaatacaaatgaatacaaaattcgaaaaaatgataacataaaacaaagaaaaaaacaaattagtgAACAAGACATAACGTCAGTTTCATAAATCGGCAAAATCTCACCATtacaatgtttttcaaaacctcgaTATAAGAACActgtgaaaacattttttcaaaaaattgtagtggatgaaagccctatccttcaagaaattttcgatgtgttcgaaccaaaaaaaaaattacaaaagctcactgaaataaaaacaagaaattttttagttttgtagTTTTTGGCATATACCAAACGAATTGTGCATcttagcaaaaatctgatgtcagtaatctgaaagagaattaaattctctacaattttgactATGTGAAATTTTCTTACGACATTTAATTTCAATTCCATTTCAACGTAATTGTGGAGAATCGAATTCTCTTTCACATTACTGTCATCtgatttttgctaggacgtacggttcgtccggGATATGCGGAAACTACAGTGGGGTGAAAATTGTTAGACTAGAGccgaaaaacacgttttttcttGCTGATTTCTCAatctttaatcaaaattcaataaatggggcatcaaaataattgaaatttagtTGCGGAACTCCcctttttgactgaatttttctATCTCATTTTACTCCCGAGAAACTCGCAAAATAGTCTTAAAAgtgagataaaaaaaatccaaaaataataaacatttttcaagctaCTTCTGCCAGTATCTCGCCTTGAATGAGATTTTGGCTGTATgagtgattttgagaaaaataagaaattaataAACCTCCAGAGTTCGGACATTTTCAcaatggatttttgtttttttttttttttcaagagatgaTTTATTATAAGTAAATTTCATCAGGAGTTGAATGGCGGTTAGATCGAAACGATTGGTACTCGCGTTTTCCTTCTACGAACAGAAGTAGCTTGAAAAACAttggttttttgcatttttttgatgctCACTTTTCAAGATTCTTTTGCGAGTTCTTTGAGAGCAAAATAAGATAGCGAAATTCGGTCCAAAGGGGGAGATCCGCAACTATTTTTTGGTTAAAGATTGAGAattcaacgagaaaaaaattgtttcgactttagtcttgaaaatttttacaccactataagaactaaaattattttcatttttatctcagtgagcttttgtgagcttttgtgagcttttggacatttttctcCATTTCCCAATTTcttgcacatttttcaaaatgtgtgagGTGGGTGGGCATTGAGGGGAGAGAGcttgcaacttgaaaaaaaaattagtgaatattcaaactcaaaatccTCAGAAACCAAACAAATGACGTTCCCacatgtcattttttcaattttttgaggataCTTATATTGAAGATATTTGGGAAAATCTACGTTCTAGTGAAGGAGGAGGGAGAGGTCATAAGGACCAGAtcggaaaaaatgagtaaattttcgagcttagtaggtacatacctacttaccttcgaattagtaacaatcgatatgtcactacattttcacaaatttttttgtacttaagtattttgaaaaagttgcgaaTTCTTGTTCCTCCAAAGAGTGTAAAGAtctcatttcgaaaattaactAGTTTTTTGAACAGAAGATAAAAAAGTGTCGacactaattttttaaaagagaaatttttgggatttcAGTAAACAAAGAATTCAGGAAATATACCATTCGGGAAATGTTCGTTCGGGAGTTCGGATTCGGGAGAATGACTAAATCTATTATAGGTATAATTCCATTTCAGACAAGTTGAattatgataaaataaaaaagtgctCATGTAGGTAGCACTCTAACAAAATTATAGGATTTTTTTGTGGGAGCCATAGGGAAGACAATACGCGagtttgtaatattttggatggaccctcggaaaagggggaaGATGATAAAAGGTCACAGGAGCTGAATTTCTTTGTAATAGCGCCTAGAATGAGGATCTATCATAAAATCGCTTTCAACAGCTTGTTCGAGCAGAatgtaggtaccattgagattCTACTAacaatttcttcagtttttcattacattttcacATGTATTATCTTCTCATTCCAAATACTGAGTGGTGTAGTCTCAAATCTGACTTATTATTCGTCATCAGCATGGTcgtttcatatgaaaacgacaccaacatcgaCGATTTGccccaacttcaaaattgggggtgggggtgctcctgcAGCCCCAACTGGGGcttgcaaaaaccaaaactcagcggatatgatttcttcatgccttcattagttagtatacaaaatttcatccaaaaatgttgatttctcgtattttaatgaatttttattggaaagtcaaaattttgaaaggggggtGAGCCTAAATTAAGCGGGTGGGGGGTTGGGgacattgcatatttttcatctacgataccaacattatccaaaaatgcaatgtccCCACACTCCGCTCAAATGATTTACGGACCCAAAATCGGCCCCATTTGGGCCCCAATCTCGAAAAAAAGCGGGTCCAGCGCTGGGGACATTGGGTTTTTAGCAAGAGCTCGTCCGTAAGCCTACTTTCCGCGCAAAACATTTCACTCCCccgatttgatttacagaatcacttttttgagggTTAGAATATAGTCTAATGCTTCAAATGAAATGTCGCATTTCCATCTAAAAATTCGTTTAACTGGTTTCTTCTTTAGAGAATACGGTGAAAAATGGCATCAAGATGGGTGTTTGGAGAAGAAACAAAACAGTTTCGATGATTTTCAAGCCGCTGCTGAATTTCTGATCGCAGAACAATACACCAACAGTAAAATGCTTGTGATCAATGGAGGGTCAAACGGCGGTCTTCTAATGGGTGCTTGTCTCAACCAAAGACCTGATTTATATGCTGCTGTGGTCGCTGATGTAGGGTTAGTATGCTTTCAAAGAAACTTCATTAGAAAAAATATGGAGCTGATGATAATTCACTGAGTTTGGTTACAGTGTGATGGATTTGTTAAGATTTGATAAATTTACAATTGGGCACGCTTGGAAAACTGATTATGGTTCCCCATCCGATCCAAAATTCTTCCCCATTTTGTACAAATACTCTCCtctacataatataaaaatccCTGAAAATGGTGACCAGCAAGTACGTGTGTGTTCAATCATCTTTTTTTatcaatgataatttttataattttttacgaacctccagatttatattttttatgtatgtagtacCCCGCTGTTATGCTCACAACTTCTGACCATGATGATCGAGTTTCACCTTTACACTCATTGAAGTTCATTGCGACATTACAATATGAAGCTAAGAAACATCCCAATCAGGTAAAAGCAACCAAAATCATAAATCTAAAATACTGGGAAGCCAGTAGAATCAGCAGTAAACAAATCGAACACTGAACCCAGGTCTCAGAAAACCTCTTTCTTCACAATTTGAGAGAGTCccattgctttttttttttcaattttcgataaattttgtataatttgaaaaaaaaatcatcacattaCAGGCAAAAATACCAACACACATTTGAGTTaaaggaaattaaatttcccaaaatgtaAGATGAAAGAACCGtttaaaataataggtacctactacctactcaaTACATACTGAAGTGAAAATAtaacaaatgtttcaaaactatttaaaattacctacaataaCCAATTTAATGTGCTTGGATGAAAATAGGTGGTGGACAAATGTTGaactattcatttttgaaataatagtGCATCACtctatttgtttttcatttttgacttatcatcgtgaaattttcaattttcagaaaaaccctTTCATAATCAGGGTTGAAACAGATGCCGGCCACGGATGCGGAACACCGATGGATAAAAAAGTAATTCATACCTTCACAGATTTTTTAAGATTCAACTCTTTGCTAACTAAGTTTAATTTGGTTTTATTTCTTTGAAACAGATTGTTGAACTCGTAGATATGATGTGCTTCATAGTAATCAATCTGGGAATCAAGTTTGAACCATTCCTCTGTTAACGaaatactaggtacctacataatgtaAACCTTGAAATCTATAAGTATTTCAAGGGCCTTCCAAACTGTGAAATTCCTCTTGATCTGCTCATGACAACTCAAACAGTATTTTGTAGCATAAGTTGAATATCATTAGTTCATCACATAATGCAGCTTAgatacaaaatatgaaaaagttacCCTCTTCCTTATTTCTCTCCTCAGTCAGGTTGGGATTAACTGGaagtatttttctcaattttcgagAAAGTGTGGAGTTTTGTAAGAAAACATTTGAGCGAAAAGATGgatacgaaattgaaaattgtaattttttaatcgaataaaaaaaacacagaaaattcattacctacctattttataatcAAAGAGAAAATTGTCCAGGCCtactttttcaatgatttttctggtTTAAATGAAAGAATGGACAATTCGTTGAACATGCAAAATGAAACATAAAACTTTCATGCACACCCAGTAGAAAGTATAATGGTGTTATCAAACATtgtccaaaaaaagaaaaatttagggGATGTGGTGGGCTAGtgttaaattcataaaaatcagaaaaactgtTTTCACCACACATTGTAATTGAATCACCAGCCTCTCACACAAATAGAATTCTACAAAGCAAGTATGACAATTTATCATTAAATTTTCTTTGCAGCTTCACTAGTGTTCTCACACACCGATTTATTCGTCCTTGATTCAACTTCaggttcattttcaaattttttcgtcaaaaaataagCTCCTCTGAAAGCAAAAATTACATTGTTAAAATCCCTAACTTGATTAAAAGCGTCACTTTggacatttaaaatttgtactTACTCATAAAGCAAGCAAACGATAATATCAATTATTACACTGACTACAAAGATGGCTGAGGGAAACGTATCCAAAgttttttgaaagatgaaattataCACAGGCAAGCAAAACGGAACCAGTAATGTAAACGACATGTAAACAGCATTTATTCGACCTATTTGGAGGAAAGAATTCGTAATTTCAGTacattttacagatttttaagaatttgactATTCTGAATTCTCACCAAACTCGTCACTGTCATAAAATTTAgtcagaaaagaaaaacaaatggcGATCGCAGTTCCATGGAATATATCCAGCAaaggaactaaaaaaaaataaaaataaaaataaccaggTAAGCGAGTATACCTAAGCCGAAATCTAATTAAACAGTTACATATAAGTTACTTGAAAAACATCTACAATCATATGCGAATGTTGAGATCAAGGATTACACAAAGTATAGGTAATTTGGTAATTGCTggtgaaatacctacttaaatacaAATGCCATAATTCAGTAGCGAATATGTAAGAAAGTGCTGCCAGCATATCCCAGAACCCAGCAAATGTGCCGATAATTCCATcatgtattttcaatattctacTCAGTATAATAGAACAAAACATTGTACCTAGAATTGATTATACCCATCAAAGTTGATAGGGACACTGCTGTACAATCATTGTAATAAAATGGAAGCTAAAtgcatttaaaatgaaa is from Planococcus citri chromosome 1, ihPlaCitr1.1, whole genome shotgun sequence and encodes:
- the LOC135832908 gene encoding prolyl endopeptidase-like translates to MAVSAKSFGFLTVLIIKNIICSCLHVTAPANSPIPASKAAAYIPSECYPNATRNESVQDSYPGGVEVKDPYRWLENPDCPETRQFVQDQMAITKPYLEKSPFRAELQTRYKELNNFPKSWCTFQKGKYFFSFRNNGSQNHDVLYKSDSMTGGGEVFLDVNTLSKDGSVSLSAITFTDDGKLFAYALSISGSDWMTVYFKDVEKGTDFKDKLEMVKYSGLPWTNDEKGIFYGGFRDQKGKTDGSENKVSKNHKIYYHVLGTEQNEDILIAEFPENPDFYLGAQVSNCGKYLIITSSTGCDNNLVYVADISNGIVAKPELKPIVTKLEANYYFIANNDNEFIFQTNKDADNYKLISFDITNPDPKTWKDLIPENKNNSLNWASAAHDKYLILSYIEDVKDVVYFHDIMTGEMLKRFKFDVGSVDVCCDRKTSNVFFNFASFLTPGITYHCDLSKPPFDLDIVYEIKLKNFDREKFAVEQVFFKSKDGTKVPMYIAYKKGLKKDGNNFAFLHGYGGFGCSTLPYFSIHRLVVMSNFDGIHATANIRGGGEYGEKWHQDGCLEKKQNSFDDFQAAAEFLIAEQYTNSKMLVINGGSNGGLLMGACLNQRPDLYAAVVADVGVMDLLRFDKFTIGHAWKTDYGSPSDPKFFPILYKYSPLHNIKIPENGDQQYPAVMLTTSDHDDRVSPLHSLKFIATLQYEAKKHPNQKNPFIIRVETDAGHGCGTPMDKKIVELVDMMCFIVINLGIKFEPFLC